A part of Flavobacteriaceae bacterium GSB9 genomic DNA contains:
- a CDS encoding DUF1835 domain-containing protein, protein MEKTPLHITNGSVLTNYLKELEVKGEILTWQEMLCEGPTIEHIDSPEFLKVRNAFLSDFYDVEVNTKEVKQELEKLNDSENYSEIVLWFEYDLFCHINMVAVISLIQQKKIDLPVYLVCSGRIEGIKGLKGLAELSSKELKAHYKSKKLLNEDDIEMATTIWGVYCGLDHNLLKPFIVKSSSFDYLSNCLKAHLKRFPDSIDGLNTLERNILEIINKYSITSKHHLLGYALNYQGYYGYGDLQLSRIIDQLDVFYVISDNGLELNRKGHEALLKQQNFSLEIDNNMVFGGVKKIDFLFSKKKNKLIKSVFNAN, encoded by the coding sequence ATGGAAAAAACGCCCCTTCATATTACCAATGGTAGTGTTTTAACTAATTATTTGAAAGAATTAGAAGTTAAAGGCGAAATCTTAACATGGCAAGAAATGCTGTGCGAAGGGCCAACCATTGAGCATATTGACTCCCCTGAATTTTTAAAAGTTAGAAATGCATTTCTAAGTGATTTTTACGATGTAGAGGTCAATACCAAAGAGGTAAAACAAGAGTTGGAAAAACTTAACGATTCTGAAAACTACTCTGAAATTGTGCTTTGGTTTGAATACGACCTGTTTTGCCACATCAACATGGTTGCCGTTATCAGTCTTATTCAACAAAAAAAGATAGATTTACCGGTGTATTTGGTCTGTAGCGGACGCATTGAAGGCATTAAAGGACTCAAAGGGCTTGCAGAGTTATCTTCAAAAGAATTAAAAGCCCACTATAAATCTAAAAAGTTACTCAACGAAGACGACATAGAAATGGCCACAACCATTTGGGGTGTTTATTGTGGCCTAGACCATAATTTATTAAAGCCTTTTATTGTAAAATCTTCTTCATTTGATTATTTGAGTAATTGCTTAAAAGCACACCTCAAGCGTTTTCCTGATTCTATAGATGGTCTCAACACCCTTGAAAGAAACATACTGGAAATCATTAATAAATACAGTATTACTTCAAAACACCATTTATTAGGATATGCCTTAAATTATCAAGGCTATTATGGTTATGGAGACCTCCAATTGTCTCGTATTATTGACCAACTCGATGTGTTTTACGTTATTAGTGACAATGGTTTGGAATTAAACCGAAAAGGCCATGAAGCGCTACTGAAACAACAAAATTTTTCCCTTGAAATTGATAATAACATGGTTTTTGGTGGTGTAAAAAAAATAGATTTTTTATTCAGTAAAAAGAAAAATAAACTCATAAAATCTGTGTTTAATGCCAATTAA
- a CDS encoding substrate-binding domain-containing protein, giving the protein MNTVKIGGVPEHFNLPWYLTIKDGEYKNKGINLRWQDYLGGTGAMCKALRDGDIDIAVILTEGITKDIIAGNPSKIVQTFVQTPLVWGVHVAQHSPYKTIEDLKGTKAAISRFGSGSHLMAYINAKDNNWNLDKDLDFEVINNLEGAVEGLTNGEADYFLWEKFMTKPIVDKGIFRRIGDCPSPWPCFVIAARVDFIKSNTEDLKIILDTINNTTADFKTIPSIDKTIANRYEQKLEDVQEWLKLTEWSQEVIDKATIERVQNELFTLNIIPKTVSYKKIVSNLYS; this is encoded by the coding sequence ATGAATACAGTTAAGATTGGTGGTGTACCAGAGCATTTTAACCTGCCTTGGTATTTAACTATAAAAGACGGCGAATACAAGAATAAAGGTATCAACTTACGCTGGCAGGATTATCTAGGCGGCACAGGTGCTATGTGCAAAGCCCTTAGGGATGGCGATATTGATATTGCTGTAATTTTAACCGAAGGCATCACCAAAGATATCATTGCTGGTAACCCCAGTAAAATTGTACAAACTTTTGTTCAAACACCTTTGGTATGGGGCGTTCATGTGGCACAGCATTCACCCTATAAAACTATTGAAGATTTAAAAGGCACTAAGGCAGCTATTAGTCGCTTTGGGTCTGGTTCGCATTTAATGGCCTACATAAATGCAAAAGACAATAATTGGAATCTTGATAAAGATTTAGATTTTGAAGTGATTAACAACTTGGAAGGCGCTGTGGAAGGGTTAACAAATGGCGAAGCCGATTATTTTCTTTGGGAAAAATTTATGACCAAACCTATCGTCGATAAAGGAATATTTAGACGCATTGGCGATTGCCCCTCCCCTTGGCCTTGTTTTGTCATCGCTGCACGCGTAGATTTTATTAAATCCAATACCGAAGATTTAAAAATAATATTAGACACTATAAACAACACTACTGCCGATTTTAAAACCATTCCGAGCATAGACAAAACTATTGCAAACAGGTACGAACAAAAGTTAGAAGATGTTCAAGAATGGCTAAAACTTACCGAATGGTCTCAAGAAGTTATTGATAAAGCAACAATTGAAAGAGTACAAAATGAGCTTTTCACCCTTAATATTATTCCTAAAACGGTAAGCTACAAAAAGATAGTTTCTAATTTATACAGCTAA
- a CDS encoding nucleoside phosphorylase has product MPIKESELILNPHGSIYHLNLRPEHVAQTIILVGDQDRVKRVSSHFDAIEFKTQKREFKTHTGTYKGKRISVISTGIGPDNIDIVLNELDALVNIDFISRKVKKQLTSLNIIRIGTSGSLQKNIPVDSFLASQFALDLNGLLHAYQIHSISNPDIEQAFIKHTNWSKAKSQPIVVDCSKKLFNKFKNREIHNGLTATAGGFYGPQGRVLRLEIQDADLNSNIDSFHYNNIKVTNLEMETSAIYGLAKLLGHEAISLNAIIANRPNGTFSKTPKQTVDDLITFTLKKLVE; this is encoded by the coding sequence ATGCCAATTAAAGAATCCGAACTTATTTTAAACCCCCATGGTAGCATCTATCATTTAAATTTAAGACCCGAGCATGTTGCACAAACCATTATTTTAGTTGGAGACCAAGATCGAGTTAAAAGAGTGAGCTCTCATTTTGATGCCATTGAATTTAAAACCCAAAAACGGGAGTTTAAAACTCATACCGGGACATACAAAGGAAAACGGATTTCAGTAATATCGACAGGTATTGGTCCTGATAATATAGATATCGTTTTAAACGAATTGGATGCTCTTGTTAACATTGATTTTATAAGTAGAAAGGTAAAAAAGCAACTTACCAGCTTAAATATTATCAGAATTGGAACTTCTGGTTCTTTGCAAAAAAATATTCCTGTTGATTCCTTTTTGGCAAGTCAATTTGCCCTAGATTTAAATGGTTTGTTGCACGCCTATCAAATCCATTCTATTTCGAACCCAGATATAGAACAAGCTTTTATCAAGCATACCAATTGGAGCAAAGCTAAGTCACAGCCTATTGTAGTGGATTGTAGTAAAAAACTATTCAATAAGTTTAAAAATAGAGAAATACATAACGGGCTAACTGCAACGGCAGGAGGTTTTTATGGACCACAGGGGCGTGTACTTCGGTTAGAAATTCAAGATGCCGATTTAAATTCTAATATAGATAGTTTTCATTATAACAACATAAAAGTCACTAACTTAGAGATGGAGACTTCTGCCATTTATGGTTTGGCAAAACTTTTGGGCCACGAGGCCATTTCTTTGAACGCCATTATAGCTAACCGACCTAACGGAACTTTTAGCAAAACCCCCAAACAAACGGTGGATGACTTGATAACATTTACCCTTAAAAAATTAGTAGAATAA